The Mesorhizobium sp. B2-8-5 genome segment CGGCGCCACCAGCGCCGACGCGGCTCCGATGAAGAAGCATCACCATCATCGTCATCACCACAGGCATCATCACCGCCATCACCACCACCATCATCACCACCACAAGACGATGGCTCCGAAGAAGGCCTGATCCTTCCCTTCTGCCGATGGGAAGGCAGGCCTTCGCCGCCAGAGCGGACCAGTCTTCCCATCGGACTCTTCGGCTTAAACATCCGGTGATGCCGAACCGCACTCCGGACTGCGTCTAATGGGGCCTGCGCTGATCTTTCGGCCAGACACCGCCTGCTACTGGCGGTCGCCCGTGCCGTCGTCACGCTTCGCCATCCGGCCCTCGTTGCCCGCTTCGCCATGAAGCTCGGCTATCGGCCAAATCCCGCCGCCCCGACGCGCTATAACGAACTGACGCTGTGGCGAAAGATCGTCGACCGCAATCCGCGGTTCGTGACGCCGACCGACAAGCTGGCGGCGAAAGCGTATTATCCGCGCCGCCTGCCCCGAATTGCCGGTGGCGTGATGCGGGGCACCGATAAGTTTGACGGCTGACACAGACGTCGCCGGCCAAACGAAAAAAATCGCGCGGCATATGAACCTTTCCATTGGGGCCAGCACTAAGCGGTCATGGGCACCGCGAAGGTGCTCCTCAACCCAACGGGACGCCAGGACGGCGATCCCAACAACCAATGGAAGGAAATGCTCAAATGACCAACTTCAAGCGTATCAGCCTCGCCGCGGCTCTCGTCTTTTCGGCTTTCGGCTCGGTCCCGGCTCCGGCCTTTGCCGGCACCCATCCAACCGGCGACGGCGGCGCGGTCTGTAAGGGCCATGGCTCGTGCCTGGTGCTGCAGCTGGATTGCAAAGGCACCTATACCGATGCCACCGACAAGAACGGCACCGTCTACGGCAAGTGCAGTCAGGTCATGAAGGTCGATCCGAAGACGCGGCTCAAGCTCGCGAACTGATCGCTGTAGCCAAATGGCACGGAAATGGCGGCCGTCGAGGACGGCCGCCATTTCTGTTCATATCGCGTCGATCGATCAGCGCCGGCTGATAAGAAGGCCGGCAAGCAATCCGACCACGACCAGCCCGACGGCGGCGGCCGTCGCCGGATGATCTCGCGCCGTACGCTCAATAGCCCTGCCCCTGCGCCTTATTGCCGGCAGCGCCTCGTGGAGGCGATCGGCAAGTTGCGAATAATAGTCGGACGCCGCCTCGCGGCCATCCTCGTAATAGGCGTCGCCGCGCCTGGCCAAAACCTTCTTGAGATCGTGCAATTGTCGCGAAAGCGCCGCGACCTGCTTGTCGATATCAACGTCGGAGAGGGTCGAAAACGGTGCCATGCTTTTTGTCCTTCTCTTCGAGAAGGCCTAACGCATGGACGCAGAGCCAGTTCCGGCAGGCCGAGCGCGCGGCATCAAGTCGAATGACGACCGTTCAACGAACCTGGTCGAGCAGGCGCTTGCATTCCAGCAAGTCGAACAGCGCCTCCTGCAGCAAGGCGCGATTGTCACGCGACAATTTCGAGGCGTCTGGCTGTACCGGACCTT includes the following:
- a CDS encoding DUF883 family protein, translating into MAPFSTLSDVDIDKQVAALSRQLHDLKKVLARRGDAYYEDGREAASDYYSQLADRLHEALPAIRRRGRAIERTARDHPATAAAVGLVVVGLLAGLLISRR